GCATCGTGGCCGGTGACGTGCCGGCGGATCGCATCGCCGAGGCGGAGGGCGTGATCGCCGTCCGCGACATCTCGCCGCGAGCGCCGGTGCACGTGTTGGTCGTGCCCGAACGGCACGTCGGCTCGGCGCACGAACTGGGCGACGACGACGCCGCGCTGCTGGCCGACTGCTTCGCGCTGGCGCGCCGGGTCGCGACCGCCGAGGGCATCGCCGAGGGCTACCGC
The Egicoccus sp. AB-alg6-2 DNA segment above includes these coding regions:
- a CDS encoding HIT domain-containing protein; the encoded protein is MPGDCLFCSIVAGDVPADRIAEAEGVIAVRDISPRAPVHVLVVPERHVGSAHELGDDDAALLADCFALARRVATAEGIAEGYRITTNVGERGGQSIAHLHFHVIGGRQLGHIDSGSPEAP